From a region of the Pongo pygmaeus isolate AG05252 chromosome 5, NHGRI_mPonPyg2-v2.0_pri, whole genome shotgun sequence genome:
- the LOC129039248 gene encoding putative adhesion G protein-coupled receptor F2P, with amino-acid sequence MTHTLLLYYLVFLWPTESCRTLYQAASKSKEKVPARPYGVCDGVCTDYSQCTQPCPPDTQGNMGFSCSKKTWHKITDTCRTLNALNIFEEDSHLVPPFEDNIKISVYTGKSETITDMLLQKCPTDLSCVIRNIQQSPRIPGNIAVIVQLLHNISTAIWTGVDEAKMQSYSTIANHILNSKSISNWTFIPDRNSSYILLHSVNSFARRLFIDKHPVDISDVFIHTMGTTISGDNIGKNFTFSMRVNDTSNEVTGRVLISRDELRKVPSPSQVISIAFPTIGAILEASLLENVTVNGLVLSAILPKELKRISLIFEKISKSEERRTQCVGWHSVENRWDQQACKMIQENSQQAVCKCRPSKLFTSFSILMSPHILESLILTYITYVGLGISICSLILCLSIEVLVWSRVTKTEITYLRHVCIVNTAATLLMADGWFIVASFLGGPITHHKGCVAATFFVHFFYLSVFFWMLAKALLILYGIMIVFHTLPKSVLVASLFSVGYGCPLVIAAITVAATEPGKGYLRPEACWLNWDMTKALLAFVVPALAIVVVNLITVTLVIVKTQRAAIGNSMFQEVRAIVRISKNIAILTPLLGLTWGFGVATVIDDRSLAFHIIFSLLNAFQGFFILVFGIILDPKIREALKGRVASAKRSSRISENASSELSCHPIKGPS; translated from the exons ATGACTCATACACTTTTGCTGTACTACTTGGTGTTTCTTTGGCCCACAGAGTCCTGTAGGACATTGTATCAG GCTGCCAGCAAAAGCAAGGAGAAGGTACCTGCCAGGCCATACG GTGTATGCGATGGTGTCTGTACAGACTACTCCCAGTGTACTCAACCTTGCCCTCCAGACACTCAGGGAAATATGGGGTTTTCATGCAGTAAAAAGACATGGCACAAGATCACTGACACCTGCCGGACTCTTAATGCCCTCAACATCTTTGAG GAGGATTCACATTTGGTTCCACCATTTgaagacaatataaaaataagtgtATATACTGGAAAGTCTGAGACCATAACAGATATGTTGCTACAAAAGTGTCCCACAGATTTGTCTTGTGTAATTAGAAACATTCAGCAGTCTCCCCGGATACCAGGAAACATTGCTGTAATTGTGCAGCTCTTACACAACATATCAACAGCAATATGGACAGGTGTTGATGAGGCAAAGATGCAG AGTTACAGCACCATAGCCAACCACATTCTTAACAGCAAAAGCATCTCCAACTGGACTTTCATTCCTGACAGAAACAGCAGTTATATCCTGCTACACTCAGTCAACTCCTTTGCAAGAAGGCTATTCATAGATAAACATCCTGTTGACATATCAGATGTCTTCATTCATACTATGGGCACCACCATATCTggagataacattggaaaaaattTCACTTTTTCGATGAGAGTTAATGATACCAGCAATGAAGTCACTGGGAGAGTGTTGATCAGCAGAGATGAACTTCGGAAGGTGCCTTCCCCTTCTCAGGTCATCAGCATTGCATTTCCAACTATTGGGGCTATTTTGGAAGCCAGTCTTTTGGAAAATGTTACTGTAAATGGGCTTGTCCTGTCTGCCATTTTGCCCAAGGAACTTAAAAGAATCTCactgatttttgaaaagatcagcaagTCAGAGGAGAGGAGGACACAGTGTGTTGGCTGGCACTCTGTGGAGAACAGATGGGACCAGCAGGCCTGCAAAATGATTCAAGAAAACTCCCAGCAAGCTGTTTGCAAATGTAGGCCAAGCAAATTGTTTACCTCTTTCTCAATTCTTATGTCACCTCACATCTTAGAGAGTCTGATCCTGACTTACATCACATATGTAGGCCTGGGCATTTCTATTTGCAGCCTGATCCTTTGCTTGTCCATTGAAGTCCTAGTCTGGAGCCGAGTGACAAAGACAGAGATCACCTATTTACGCCATGTGTGCATTGTTAACACTGCAGCCACTTTGCTGATGGCTGATGGGTGGTTCATTGTAGCTTCCTTTCTTGGTGGCCCGATAACACACCACAAGGGATGTGTGGCAGCCacattttttgttcatttcttttacctttctgtatttttctggatGCTTGCCAAGGCACTCCTTATCCTCTATGGAATCATGATTGTTTTCCATACCTTGCCCAAGTCAGTCCTGGTGGCATCTCTGTTTTCAGTGGGCTATGGATGCCCTTTGGTCATTGCTGCCATCACGGTTGCTGCCACTGAACCTGGCAAAGGCTATCTACGACCTGAGGCCTGCTGGCTCAACTGGGACATGACCAAAGCCCTCCTGGCCTTCGTGGTCCCAGCTTTGGCCATTGTGGTAGTAAACCTGATCACAGTCACACTGGTGATTGTCAAGACCCAGCGAGCTGCCATTGGCAATTCCATGTTCCAGGAAGTGAGAGCCATTGTGAGAATCAGCAAGAACATCGCCATCCTCACACCACTTCTGGGGCTGACCTGGGGATTTGGAGTAGCCACTGTCATCGATGACAGATCCCTGGCCTTCCACATTATCTTCTCCCTGCTCAATGCATTCCAG